One Leisingera sp. M658 genomic window carries:
- a CDS encoding TnsA endonuclease N-terminal domain-containing protein — MKDEIINGCSDLQPRPSRATRKAPKRSKNSSRGGIVVELPTWGRSRIVYFESKLEQRVLFLLLARRDVVDLWEQPPMVTYRDEQGQRRHHFFDFLIELQSGRRVAIAVKPAKIARRTGFIRELQCIRQEMRKDYANDILLITEQDFSKSEALNAERYHEFSRNRDPEVAEALLSVLATAILPATVGELASRVGYDGKGFRAVFIAIFEGLLFADKARLIDADTLVFRGDVQ; from the coding sequence ATGAAAGATGAAATTATCAACGGGTGCAGCGATTTGCAGCCACGCCCAAGCCGTGCAACGAGGAAAGCGCCGAAGCGTTCAAAAAACAGTTCTCGAGGCGGTATCGTTGTGGAACTGCCGACGTGGGGACGGTCCAGGATCGTCTATTTCGAAAGCAAATTGGAACAGCGCGTCCTTTTCTTGCTTCTTGCTCGGCGTGATGTGGTGGATCTGTGGGAGCAACCCCCGATGGTCACCTATCGGGATGAGCAAGGCCAACGCAGGCATCACTTCTTTGATTTCCTGATCGAGCTGCAGTCCGGCCGCCGTGTTGCCATTGCGGTCAAACCAGCAAAAATTGCTCGGCGGACAGGGTTCATTCGAGAACTGCAGTGTATCCGGCAAGAAATGCGGAAAGATTACGCAAATGACATCTTGCTGATTACAGAACAGGATTTCTCGAAATCCGAAGCGCTCAACGCCGAGCGTTATCATGAATTCTCGAGGAACAGAGACCCAGAAGTAGCAGAGGCGCTGCTGAGTGTACTTGCCACGGCAATTCTTCCGGCCACCGTCGGAGAACTAGCTTCAAGGGTTGGGTACGACGGCAAAGGCTTCAGAGCCGTTTTCATTGCAATCTTTGAGGGGCTGCTTTTTGCCGACAAAGCGAGGCTGATCGATGCTGATACCCTTGTTTTTCGGGGAGACGTACAATGA
- a CDS encoding transcriptional regulator, translating to MHQPTPTDLRKHERIKFELRLAGSSLADISRELGISQAAVSTVSMGWRRSRKIQSAIAVRLGQEPEQLWPKRYRKKESSK from the coding sequence ATGCATCAGCCCACTCCCACGGATCTTAGAAAACACGAGAGAATCAAGTTCGAACTCCGTTTGGCTGGAAGTTCGCTAGCAGACATTAGTCGCGAACTTGGAATCTCTCAGGCTGCGGTGTCTACGGTTTCGATGGGCTGGCGCCGCTCAAGGAAGATACAGAGTGCCATAGCGGTTCGTCTCGGGCAGGAGCCAGAACAGCTTTGGCCGAAGCGCTACCGAAAGAAGGAGAGCAGCAAATGA